The Swingsia samuiensis genome contains the following window.
GACGTGCTACGCCTTCTGTAGAAGCATGTGCACGGTGAGCTGCTGAGAAAGCATCATCAACATACACATCACCAAGCTTGGCTAATGCTTTTGCAAATTCCGGATCATTCTTTTCTTCACCCGGATTGAAGCGCGTGTTTTCTAGAACCAGAATATCACCGTCTTTAAGAGCAGCGACCTCTGCTTCCACTTCACTTCCTTCACATGATGAAGCAAATTTTACTGAAGTGCCGAGAACTTCTCCCAGTCGCTCTGCGATCGGGCGCAGAGACATACTGGATACAACTTTCCCTTTCGGGCGATCAAAGTGGCTCAAAACAATGACGCGAGCGCCCTTATCAGCCAATTCTTTAATCGTTGGAGCCACGCGCTCAATGCGTGTGGTGTCAGAAATGACACCATTTTGCATTGGCACGTTCAAATCAGCCCGAAGCAATACACGTTTACCGCGTGCTTCAAGGTTATCAAGCGTGCGGAAAGAAGACATTTTTAGAGGTTCCCGAAAGCAACAGCTGTATCGGCCATACGGTTAGAGAAGCCCCACTCGTTATCATACCATGAGCAAACACGAACCATCTTACCGCCATCAATAAGAGCTGTCTGTGTCGCATCAAAGGTTGAAGATGCCGCGTTATGAATAAAGTCCGTGCTCACTAAAGCTTCTGTCGTATAGTCAAGAATACCTTTAAGCTTCTTCGTTTCAGAAGCTGCACGCAATGCTTCATTCACCTCTTCAACAGAAGATGGGATCTTCTTTGGTACAAAATCAAATGAAACCAAAGAAACATCTGGCGTAGGAACACGAATTGATGTTCCGTCCATCTTTCCTTTTAGATGAGGAAGAACCAACCCAATCGCCCGTGCTGCACCTGTAGACGTTGGAATAATATTTAACGCTGCTGCGCGTGCACGGCGTGGGTCTTTATGAAGAGTATCAACTGTTCTTTGATCACCCGTGTAAGAGTGAACCGTGACCATATAACCGTGCTCAATTCCAAAAGCTTCATCGAGAACATAAGCAATTGGTGCCAAGCAGTTTGTTGTACATGAAGCGTTGGAAATAATCTTCATGTCTGGTTTGAGAATGTCTTGGTTCACACCATAAACAATCGTTGCATCTGCATCGTTAGATGGAGCAGATACGATCACGCGTTTTGCACCAGCTTTAAGAAGAGCAGAAGCTTTGTCACGTGCAGTGAAAAGGCCTGTGCACTCAAGAGCAACATCTACGCCTTGGAATGGAACTTTCTCAGGATCACGTTCTGAAGAAACTTTAATTGGTCCGTATGTACGACCATTCGCTTCAATAATTAAAGAGCTACCTTCTGTGCGCACTTTGCCAGGCAATGCTCTATGAACACTATCATAGGCAAGAAGGTGAGCATTAACTTCCACTGAACCGAGGTCATTAATGGCAACAACTTCGATGTCGGAGCGCCCGCTTTCAATAATTGCTCGTAATACGAGACGTCCGATACGGCCGAAACCGTTAATAGCGACTTTTACTGCCATGTCTGCCTACTCCGCTTAAATGACGAACACCGTTACCCATAGCACTCTTCTCAAAAAGCAACAGGGGATAAAACAAAGATTTGATCAACTTGCACTGGCAACCTTGTCAAAACTTCTCATTCCTGCGATTTTCCTATTAAAACTTCTTTAAACTGATCATTCGACCGCACCACTATCGACTACGAGGCTCCATGAACTCTCGCCTTTACCCGCTGGCAACAGCACTTTTGCTTGCATCGACTCCTTTTATTACTGGGTGCAATCTCGTTGATCAGCGCACATTTAATCCCAATGCTGGAAAACCGCCTCAACCCTACATTCCACCCGCACCTCCCGCACCTCCTGCCAAGCCTCCCTTCCTACGCATAGAAGCTGGCACCTCAGAGCATGACTACGCACCAATTATTAAACGAGCCGTCAAAGCTGCCTTAGAGCGGAAAGAAAACGTTCTCTTCTTGGTTCAGGCCAGAGTCCCTGTGCAAGCTGATCCAGCAGCTCAAGCCAAAGCCCTCACACAAGCTACTCAATTCGAGCTTGAGCCTGTTGCACATCAGATCAATGCAGCGGGAGCGCAACCTATTCAGATTGAAATGCAAGCGATTACCGACCCTAATACCTCACATGATTTTATTCAGGTTGATCTTCGCTAAAACTGAATTATTATTCGCATAAAATACAACAAGGCTTGCTCTTACTTATCTTTAACAAAGTAATGAGCAGGCTTTATTACTTGA
Protein-coding sequences here:
- the gap gene encoding type I glyceraldehyde-3-phosphate dehydrogenase; translation: MAVKVAINGFGRIGRLVLRAIIESGRSDIEVVAINDLGSVEVNAHLLAYDSVHRALPGKVRTEGSSLIIEANGRTYGPIKVSSERDPEKVPFQGVDVALECTGLFTARDKASALLKAGAKRVIVSAPSNDADATIVYGVNQDILKPDMKIISNASCTTNCLAPIAYVLDEAFGIEHGYMVTVHSYTGDQRTVDTLHKDPRRARAAALNIIPTSTGAARAIGLVLPHLKGKMDGTSIRVPTPDVSLVSFDFVPKKIPSSVEEVNEALRAASETKKLKGILDYTTEALVSTDFIHNAASSTFDATQTALIDGGKMVRVCSWYDNEWGFSNRMADTAVAFGNL